TCACCCCGACCTTAACAGCCCTCTCCAAGACCCTTAAAGCGCCTTCAACGTTGTCCCCCATGCATGCTGAGACGTTAGCAGCTATGACCTTGACCGGCAACTTAACCTCTTCAACCTCTGCTTCAATGTCCTCACCTATAATTGTAGTACAGCAGGTCCCTACAACACCTAGAAGCTTTGGATTATATGCGTTATAGACAACTCTTAAAACTTCGATGAGCTTGTTCTTGCCGCCCATTATTACGTCTAAGTCGCTTAGAGCCGTTGTGAACACCTTAACTCCATCCCTTTCTAAGAGCCTCAATGCTCTAAAGTTACAGCCAGATGGACCGTGAAGGACCACCACATCACAACCTAGATCTCTAAGCACGTAGAGAGCTGCAGCTATAGGGTTCGGCCTTGGATGTATTGGGTACTTAAGTTCAAGCTTCATTTCCACACACCACGACGATCGTTTTTAAGGTCTTCGAAGCCTCTCTTTTAGCTAGTAAGAGAGCTTCTTGAAGAGAGCTGGTAATGTAACCTTTAACGTTAAGTTCGCTTAGCCTAGCACCTAAGGGGCCGTAGAGAATGTACAAGTCGATGTCATCTATTTCTCGAAGCCATGTAGCAAGCCTAGCAGCATCTACTATTTCGCATGCAGCTCTTTCAGTTCCTCCTATCACCGCTATTACTTTCTCAATTTTCCTCGACTTCTTTAAGCCTAATGCTTCGTTCAATGCTGAAGTTATAGCTGGAATGTTAACTCCACGATTTCTACACTCGACTATTAAACCCCATTCCTCAAAAATGGCTTTAGACCTCCCACTAACACCTTCAAACTCAGAAATCGACTTGCAAACATCATCGAGCTTTAAGCCTAAGCTTAGTGAAGCAGTTAATGCTGCAAGAGCATTCGAGGCTTGATACCTACCGAACAATTGTGGTTTAAGCTTAAAATTGAAGGAACAGCTAATTTTACCACCATCAACTACGTTAAGCTCGTAGACCTCTCCCTCAACCACCATACCGCGATTAAACTCGTAGTCTCGTAGTCTACCCTTAACCTGATGACCTCCATCAAATCCGTACATGTTTGTACGACCTCTAAAGACATGGATGAATCTGCGCGTAGGCTTGTTATCGCCATTCAATACTAGGATCTTGTCGGAATCCATGTTGAGAGCCATTTGAAGCTTGCTGTTGAAGGCATTGATCATGAAGGAAACCTTGTAATTCTCGTAGATCCCGGTCACAACACCAATGTCAGCAGCTCCCGTACCGCCAAGTGAAACCTCGAAAATGCAGACATCAGGCTTGATCTTCTCCTCTTCAGCTAATCTCCATGCTCTCATGATGTTAGCTGGTGTTATGCTCAAACCTTCTGCTATAACCCTGCTATCGCCATTTACGATCCTGGTGTTGATGCTGTCGTGAACCAACACTCTAAGACCTTGATCGGAAGCGGCCTTAGCGATGATGTTGCATACAGTCGTCTTACCATTAGTTCCTGTCACCTCAATTATCTTAGTCGACCCTTTCTCTTCACTTAGAATTATGCCGACAGCTCTCGCGTGAGTCATTATTGGGACGCAGCTTTCAATGGCGTTAGAAAATATCTTAAGTCTTGGATCAGCGTGTTGAACTATCACCACGTCAAAGAGCTCTACATCAGGAATTTCAGCTTCATCTCTATGCACTTCAACGCCAATCGACTTTAACCTTTTAATGCTGTCCTCCGACAAAGTCCTATGATTATCGAAACAATGCACAACACAACCTCTTCTTAGAAGTTCTTCACAAAGTACCTGGCCGCCATGGGTCATGTCGACTACTAAGACTCGACATCGCTTTAATCCATCCATCCTCTTGAAACCTCTTAAAGCCGTTGACTGGAAACTGAACGGTTAAATTAGTGTTGTGGAGATTAAAAGGTTAAATGATAATGATCCTAGTAACTGCTTGTGGTGAGCTTGCTTGAAGAACATAGCGATTTACGGCAAAGGCGGTATAGGTAAGTCGACGATAGCGTGTCACTTAGCAGCTGCTTGGGGACTCAAAGGACTGAAGGTAGCGTTGATAGGCTGTGATCCTAAGAAGGATACCTGCATGCTTTTAACGAGAAACAATCCCCCAAAGCCTCTACTCGAAGCCTTAATGCACGGAGAGTCGATAGAACGATGCATTGTGAGGGGCTATGCAAACGTGCTATGCATGGAGATTGGAGGGCCCGAGCCCGGTGTTGGCTGTGCTGGTCGAGGACTATTATTAGCATTTGAACACCTAGACCGCCTTGGAGTGCTTGAAGGTCTGGACGTCATAGTTTATGACGTTCCAGGTGATGTGGTTTGTGGCGGCTTCGCGGTTCCCATGAAGAGAACTGGCAGCGAAGTTTACATAGTTACATCGGGGGAGTACTTATCACTCTACGCAGCAAACGGAATAAGCAAAGCAGTAAGGAGGATGAGAGCCAAGCTTGGAGGCATAATATTAAACTCTAAGGGCTCAATGAGTGAGGAGATTAAGGTTGTAGAGACGTTTGCTGCAGCATTAAACTCGAAGATTATAGGGGTGATCCCTAGATTGCCAATACTCAAGAAGTGCAGCTTAGAGGGTAAGACTATCTTCCAAGTGAGGCCAAAGTCGAGAGGCTCTATGATATTCAAGGAGCTAGCTGAGAAAATTATTGCTAACGCACCTAGAGAGGATGTAAATGAATTAAGCGATGTAGAGCTATTATCTCTAGTGAGGAAGACTCAAGCAGTCTAGCTTCAGCTCATAGTAATGACGTACAGCCTGTGGCTTTCCGAAGTAACATTTATAAGCTAAATTTGTATCATTAGTGTTACGAGCTAATAATTAAGGTGTTACTATGCATATACCAGATGGCTTCCTAGATGTTACTACAGCTACTCTAACATATCTCGTAACCATCGGTTATGGCTATGTAGCATGGAGGAAGTTCAAGGCCTTCTTCACCCCTGAAGGAGTATCACTCCTAGTTGTCCTCTCAGCAGCAATATTTGTGGCTCAAATGTTGAATTGGCCCTTACCTGGAGGCACTAGCCTTCACTTTGTTGGTGGAGCATTAGCTGGAATATTGCTTGGCCCTCTGCTTGGCTTCATATCATTAGCGCTAGTTGTTGGCGTTCAATGCATCATATTTCATGACGGTGGAGTAACTACGCTTGGAGCCAACCTCTTAAACATGGCGATAATCGCAGTACTAGTGGGTTATGCAACATTCAAGTTTACCATCAAGCTCATAGGAAATAAGCGAAGCTCAAGAGCTATAGGTGCATTTATAGGTGGATGGCTGAGTATCGTGCTAGCTGGTCTTGCGTGTGGTCTTGAGATAGGTTTGTCGCCGGCATTTGGCTTTTACATTGACGTCACAGTCCCAGTAATGGTTGGGTGGCATGCGATATTAGGTGTAGTAGAGGGTGTGATAACTTCCCTCGTGGTTGACTTCATCTACACGAGATTACCTATGGTGATCTATAAGGGTGAGGGGGTAAAAGCATGAGCAACCTCATCAAGAGCAAGAAGGCTTGGGCAACAATAATAGTACTACTAATTCTAAGCCCAATATTTGGTGTAGTACTAGCTGATATCGTCGGCTATCATGAGCCTCTCGATCTAGCAGCTGAAGCTATAGGTCTTCGTGATGTGAGCGAGGAAATAACTTGGACTCCATTCTTCGACTACAACGTTCCTGGTTTGCCAGCTGAGATCGGCTACATCATTAGTGGAGCTATAGGGGTCATTGCTATCACGATGATAGGTTATGGAATCTTAAAATTGGCTGAGAAGAGAGTGAGAAGAAAGGTGTAATCTTTGTCTAAGAGCCTCTTATCATCGTTTTTAAACGGCATAGCCGATGTGTTGGAGGTCTTCTCGTTTGAGAGGAAAGAAGATGTAAAGCTCTTTGACGACAGATCTATTTCTATTTCACTCTTAACGCTAGCTATCGCTGTCTCTTTCTCTAAGACCGTATACTCACCTCTAATAGTGCTCTTACTAGTAGCCATACTAGCAAGGCTATTCAAAGTAGATGTTAGATACACGCTGAAAGTAGCAAGTGTAGTGGCTATCTTTGTTATGGGAGTAACGCTCCCAATGGCTTTGTACCAAGCATACATCAGCTACGATGTTAAAGGAGGCTTGCTCGCAAGCTTAATGCCAATAGCGAGCAGCGTCACCATCCCACTAATTTTAAGAGCTGTCGCAGCAGCTACTGCCGTAACGCTTATGGTTCAATGCTTGGGGTTAACAAGATTAATGAAGGTGCTTAGAAGTCTAAGGTTTCCTCCAAAGCTCCTCTTCGTGTTAACGCTATACATTAGGTACATACCCATAATGCTAAGACGGCTAGTAAGATTATTTTCAGCTCGTGAAGCGCGTTTACTGAACAAAAGTAAATTGAGGAATTCTTGGTTTATGCTGTCAACGGTAGCAGGGAGCTTACTTATAATTGGGTTTGAAAAAGCTCTTAGATTGCAAATGGCTCTTAAAGCCAGGGGACTCCACTATGATTTGATCCCAACATATTCAGGAAAAATTAGCTTACAGGATTCAATATTCATGGCATCAATGCTTGGATTAGCTTTCATGTTGGTGTTGATGTGAAATGAGTGAAAATGAGCCCCTAAAGCCACTAATAGAGCTCGAGAATGTGTCATACACATATCCTGATGGAACTTGCGCGCTTAAGAAGGTTAGCGTTAAAATACCAGAGAAGAGCATTGTTGCGATAACGGGGGCTAATGGATCCGGTAAGAGCACCTTGCTTCTGATAATGGCCGGCTTATTAGATCCTCAAGAGGGCTGCGTTAGGTTTAGAGGCATAGACGTGAAGAAGCTCGGACACAAAGTAAGGCGCGAAATAGGAGTGGTCTTTCAAGACCCCGATGATCAGCTCTTCGCACCAACAGTCTACGACGACATAGCCTTTGGCTTAAGGCTTCTGAAGTTAAGCGAGAAAGAAGTTAGAGCGCGCGTCTATGAGATAGCGCGCGAGCTGGGCATCGAGAACTTGCTGAATAGACCTCCACATAGGCTTAGTGGTGGCGAGAAGCGTAGAGTAGCTCTCGCCACAACTCTGATCTTAAATCCATCAGTACTACTCCTAGACGAACCCTTCTCAGACTTAACTCCTTACGCAGTCGAGTACTTAATGGACCTTATCATGAAGCTTAGAGACTCTGGGAGGACCATAGTGTTCACGAGTCACGATGTAGACATCGTCGCTGAGTTATCCGATTACGTCTACGTCTTAGCCAAAGGTCAGTTAGTAGCTCAAGGAGAGCCTAACGAGGTTCTGTGCAACGATGAGCTGTTAGGCAAAGCCGAGATGAGACCTCCAACAGTGACGATCATATATAGAGAGCTTATGGGCTATAGTGACAGATGTCCCATTAAGATGTCAGAACTTTTATCAATACTAAGAAGTAGAATCGTAGCCCCTCATTCGCATAATGGTGTGGCATGCAATAAGTTTGCCTTTAAGTAAGGAGAAAATCAGCTATTTAACAAAATCACCACAATATGATAGGAGTTTCTGACGGTAATGGCGATCACCATGACATAATGACATCAACGTGCGATGGAGGGAGCTGTAGATTATTAACGTCATAACCTAAATGATGAGATTTATCTCGTATTACCACCACGTGACTAAAGCCAACAGCTATGATAGGATAGGAGAAAGGCTACGGATGGATTATTCATCCAGAGTCTTTATAGCTCTGAATTTAAGAGACAGCGAGGGGTGTCGGTGGTTTTGAGGAGATGAAGGCTATCATTATAATCGGTGATGGAATGGCTGATCGACCGTTAGAGGAGCTCAACTTCATGACTCCATTGGAAGCTACTAAAGTAAACAACATGAACTGGCTTGCCTCAAATGGCATTTCAGGGCTTCTCTGTTCAACAGTTCCTGAAAGCGATGTAGCGAACTTAGCCGTCTTCGGCTATGATCCCTCTAGCGTTTACACTGGTAGAGGGGGGTTCGAAGCTGTTGGAGCTGGAGTCCAACTTTCGGATGAAGATTTAGCTTTTAGATGCGACTTCGCCACTATAAACGAGGACTTCGTTGTAATCGATGAGAGAGCTGGTAGAGTAAGAGAAGAAGCTGCTGAGTTAGCGGAGTTTCTTCAAGATATGCGCTTAAAGAGCTTCCCGGACGTTGAGCTCCTTTTCAAGCAATCGCTGGGATTTAAGGGTGTCCTCATTCTTAGAGGGGAAGGGCTGTCAGCTAATGTGCATACATCACCGCCTAGGTTAAACCATCCAGCTGACTTGATATGGCCCTTAGACGGATCTCTTGAAGCAAAGAAGACTTGTGAAGTATTGAGAGAGCTTATAAGAACATCTTACATCCTCTTAAAGGATCATCCAATCAATAAGAAACGAAGGCTCTTAGGCAAACCTATGGCTAACGTCGTAATTCCATGGGGGGTCGGTAAGAGACCGTATCTTCAACCTTTCAGTAAAAAGTACAAGTTGAGAGCAGCTTGCATAGCTGCAGCAAGGCTTATTAGAGGTATAGCGAAGCTAGCCGACATGACCGTGATCGACGTTCCCGGAGCAACTGGAGAAGTAGACACAAACACTAGGGGGAAGGCTGAAGCTGCTCTAAGAGCTCTAAAGAACCATGACGTAGTCTTCGTACACGTAGGAGGACCTGACGAAGCATCCCATGACGGCGACATTAATGGTAAAATTCTTATCATAAAGAAGATCGATGAGATGGTAGGCTTAATCCTGGAGAATGTGATGCTTGAAGACACATGCCTAGTGCTCCTCGCAGACCACGTAACGTCAACGAAGCTCCGAAGACACACCAATGATCCAGCTCCAATAACAATAGCAGGCGCGAAGGTGCTTCACGACGGCGTTTTGTACTTTAATGAGAAGGCTGCTGCGAAAGGGTCTCTAGGAAAGATTAGGCACTTAGACGTCATCCCTATACTACTCAAAATAATGGAATCATGAAGACATAAGGTTAAGGTAGGCTTAGCTATGAGTTGGAAGTGGATTGTAGAGTTAGTTAAGGAGGAGATTAAAGACCTCAAGCCCTGCGTACATGGTGGAGATGTTTGGAGAATCGCTGAAGAGCAGCGCTTAGAGGTCAGAGAGATAATAGACTTCAGCGCAAACATCAACCCTCTAGGTCCATCTAAGAGGGTCTTGGATAAGATACGTGAGAACTTATGGAAGATAGTCTACTACCCAGATCCAGAGTGCATGGAGTTGAGAAAAGCGATATCGCGCTACATAAGCGGAATCAAAGTCGATAACGTAATTATCGGTAACGGCTCAACTGAGCTAATTTACCTATTTTGTGAAGTATTCGTGAATAAAGGAGATTCGGTCTTAATTCCAATACCTACGTTTGGAGAGTACGAGAGAGCAGTAAGGAAGGTTGGTGGAGTACCGATATACGTGGACTTAAGACCTGACTTTAAGGTGACGTCTCGTAGACTTTTAGAAAAGCTGACTAAGCGGGTGAAAGTGATATTTCTATGCAACCCCAACAACCCAACGGGTATCTTGGCCTCCTTCGAGGACGTCCTCGAGATAGTTAAGAGGGCAGCTGAGAATAA
The sequence above is drawn from the Candidatus Nezhaarchaeota archaeon genome and encodes:
- the cfbE gene encoding coenzyme F430 synthase — encoded protein: MDGLKRCRVLVVDMTHGGQVLCEELLRRGCVVHCFDNHRTLSEDSIKRLKSIGVEVHRDEAEIPDVELFDVVIVQHADPRLKIFSNAIESCVPIMTHARAVGIILSEEKGSTKIIEVTGTNGKTTVCNIIAKAASDQGLRVLVHDSINTRIVNGDSRVIAEGLSITPANIMRAWRLAEEEKIKPDVCIFEVSLGGTGAADIGVVTGIYENYKVSFMINAFNSKLQMALNMDSDKILVLNGDNKPTRRFIHVFRGRTNMYGFDGGHQVKGRLRDYEFNRGMVVEGEVYELNVVDGGKISCSFNFKLKPQLFGRYQASNALAALTASLSLGLKLDDVCKSISEFEGVSGRSKAIFEEWGLIVECRNRGVNIPAITSALNEALGLKKSRKIEKVIAVIGGTERAACEIVDAARLATWLREIDDIDLYILYGPLGARLSELNVKGYITSSLQEALLLAKREASKTLKTIVVVCGNEA
- a CDS encoding AAA family ATPase; protein product: MKNIAIYGKGGIGKSTIACHLAAAWGLKGLKVALIGCDPKKDTCMLLTRNNPPKPLLEALMHGESIERCIVRGYANVLCMEIGGPEPGVGCAGRGLLLAFEHLDRLGVLEGLDVIVYDVPGDVVCGGFAVPMKRTGSEVYIVTSGEYLSLYAANGISKAVRRMRAKLGGIILNSKGSMSEEIKVVETFAAALNSKIIGVIPRLPILKKCSLEGKTIFQVRPKSRGSMIFKELAEKIIANAPREDVNELSDVELLSLVRKTQAV
- a CDS encoding energy-coupling factor ABC transporter permease, which codes for MHIPDGFLDVTTATLTYLVTIGYGYVAWRKFKAFFTPEGVSLLVVLSAAIFVAQMLNWPLPGGTSLHFVGGALAGILLGPLLGFISLALVVGVQCIIFHDGGVTTLGANLLNMAIIAVLVGYATFKFTIKLIGNKRSSRAIGAFIGGWLSIVLAGLACGLEIGLSPAFGFYIDVTVPVMVGWHAILGVVEGVITSLVVDFIYTRLPMVIYKGEGVKA
- a CDS encoding cobalamin biosynthesis protein → MSNLIKSKKAWATIIVLLILSPIFGVVLADIVGYHEPLDLAAEAIGLRDVSEEITWTPFFDYNVPGLPAEIGYIISGAIGVIAITMIGYGILKLAEKRVRRKV
- a CDS encoding energy-coupling factor transporter transmembrane component T, encoding MSKSLLSSFLNGIADVLEVFSFERKEDVKLFDDRSISISLLTLAIAVSFSKTVYSPLIVLLLVAILARLFKVDVRYTLKVASVVAIFVMGVTLPMALYQAYISYDVKGGLLASLMPIASSVTIPLILRAVAAATAVTLMVQCLGLTRLMKVLRSLRFPPKLLFVLTLYIRYIPIMLRRLVRLFSAREARLLNKSKLRNSWFMLSTVAGSLLIIGFEKALRLQMALKARGLHYDLIPTYSGKISLQDSIFMASMLGLAFMLVLM
- a CDS encoding ABC transporter ATP-binding protein, with translation MSENEPLKPLIELENVSYTYPDGTCALKKVSVKIPEKSIVAITGANGSGKSTLLLIMAGLLDPQEGCVRFRGIDVKKLGHKVRREIGVVFQDPDDQLFAPTVYDDIAFGLRLLKLSEKEVRARVYEIARELGIENLLNRPPHRLSGGEKRRVALATTLILNPSVLLLDEPFSDLTPYAVEYLMDLIMKLRDSGRTIVFTSHDVDIVAELSDYVYVLAKGQLVAQGEPNEVLCNDELLGKAEMRPPTVTIIYRELMGYSDRCPIKMSELLSILRSRIVAPHSHNGVACNKFAFK
- the apgM gene encoding 2,3-bisphosphoglycerate-independent phosphoglycerate mutase translates to MKAIIIIGDGMADRPLEELNFMTPLEATKVNNMNWLASNGISGLLCSTVPESDVANLAVFGYDPSSVYTGRGGFEAVGAGVQLSDEDLAFRCDFATINEDFVVIDERAGRVREEAAELAEFLQDMRLKSFPDVELLFKQSLGFKGVLILRGEGLSANVHTSPPRLNHPADLIWPLDGSLEAKKTCEVLRELIRTSYILLKDHPINKKRRLLGKPMANVVIPWGVGKRPYLQPFSKKYKLRAACIAAARLIRGIAKLADMTVIDVPGATGEVDTNTRGKAEAALRALKNHDVVFVHVGGPDEASHDGDINGKILIIKKIDEMVGLILENVMLEDTCLVLLADHVTSTKLRRHTNDPAPITIAGAKVLHDGVLYFNEKAAAKGSLGKIRHLDVIPILLKIMES
- the hisC gene encoding histidinol-phosphate transaminase codes for the protein MSWKWIVELVKEEIKDLKPCVHGGDVWRIAEEQRLEVREIIDFSANINPLGPSKRVLDKIRENLWKIVYYPDPECMELRKAISRYISGIKVDNVIIGNGSTELIYLFCEVFVNKGDSVLIPIPTFGEYERAVRKVGGVPIYVDLRPDFKVTSRRLLEKLTKRVKVIFLCNPNNPTGILASFEDVLEIVKRAAENKVLVVVDEAFIEFVDDEKRYSLATEVERYENLFVLRSLTKAFGLAGLRIGYGVACKDMIDMLSKAKLPWNVNTLAQVAAISALEDHEHLTNTRRFISEERKFLLSELEKISGLKVFPSDANFILMDVRSFKLTAMQLKEKMLLQGILIRDCSSFRGLDEYYVRVSIRRREENEKLLKCLKKSLSASST